From the candidate division KSB1 bacterium genome, one window contains:
- the lon gene encoding endopeptidase La, whose amino-acid sequence MPKDPRDSIPVEAFHRLPVLPLKEVVFFPHMLFPLLIGRESSLRAVQEAMLLHKLLLVTAQKDMTLEEPGKEDLYRTGVVGRILQLLRLPNGLVKVLVEGLTKARITRFLQTEDHLEARVEPLEDAGEDSVALRAAMRRVSNLFRDYVHLHRALPEEVLLGLEDIDGAQHLADFVAAHLQRESRVKQQILEMPTAYDALLQLAELLEHEKEILTAERDLEDKVRGRMQRSQRNYWLQEQMRAIQEELGEEVESDNDIAALREKVKKCGMPSEAEEKAGEELERLRHTAPLSPEATVIRNYIDWLVALPWNTRTEDRLDIPQARKILDEDHHGLELPKKRILEHLAVLKLVHQMKGPILCLVGPPGVGKTSLAKSIARAMGRNFVRVSLGGVRDEAEIRGHRRTYIGSMPGRIIQSMKRAKAVNPVFLLDEIDKMSSDFHGDPAAALLEVLDPEQNRTFNDHYLEVDYDLSQVLFITTANVRSQIPEPLLDRMELIDLPGYLEHDKLEIAKGFLLPRLLREHGLTAEQLRFSDTAILKIIREYTREAGVRNLERELASICRKTAYALTTTGETTRREITPRNLEADLGVPKYPQRPLTEPRAIGTATGLAWTRYGGDVLDIEVSLMPGKGNLVLTGKLGDIMKESARAALSFIRTNAAQLDIAGDFWKEFDIHIHIPEGSIPKDGPSAGITLVAALVSALTGRPVRRDIALTGEITLRGGVLGIGGLNEKMLAAQRLGIKRVIIPQENAKDLKELPAPLRKGITVTTVKHVAEVLKIVLCEKEPGTPAGAKEAGRASARVRKRRKAVPAPAVVIH is encoded by the coding sequence ATGCCAAAAGATCCGCGTGATAGTATCCCGGTGGAAGCTTTTCATCGCCTGCCTGTTCTGCCGCTGAAGGAAGTCGTCTTTTTTCCGCACATGCTGTTTCCCCTGCTGATCGGCCGCGAGTCCTCGCTGCGTGCCGTGCAGGAGGCCATGCTGTTGCACAAGCTGCTGCTGGTGACGGCGCAAAAGGACATGACGCTGGAAGAGCCCGGCAAGGAGGACTTGTACCGCACCGGCGTGGTGGGACGCATCCTGCAGTTGCTGCGGCTGCCCAACGGCCTGGTGAAAGTCCTGGTCGAGGGGCTGACCAAGGCGCGCATCACCCGCTTTCTGCAAACGGAGGATCATCTCGAAGCCCGCGTCGAGCCGCTGGAAGATGCCGGGGAGGACAGCGTCGCGTTGCGCGCCGCCATGCGCCGCGTCAGCAATCTGTTTCGTGATTACGTTCATCTGCACCGTGCGCTTCCCGAGGAAGTGTTGCTGGGCCTGGAAGACATCGACGGCGCCCAGCATCTCGCCGATTTTGTCGCCGCCCACCTGCAGCGGGAATCCCGTGTCAAGCAGCAGATCCTGGAAATGCCCACCGCCTATGATGCGCTGCTGCAACTTGCGGAGCTGCTCGAACATGAAAAGGAAATTCTCACGGCCGAACGCGATCTGGAAGACAAGGTGCGCGGCCGCATGCAGCGCAGCCAGCGCAACTACTGGCTGCAGGAGCAGATGCGCGCCATACAGGAGGAGCTGGGTGAGGAGGTCGAGAGCGACAATGACATCGCCGCGCTGCGCGAGAAGGTGAAGAAATGCGGCATGCCCAGCGAAGCGGAGGAAAAGGCCGGGGAAGAGCTTGAACGTTTGCGCCATACCGCCCCGCTCTCGCCCGAAGCCACCGTCATCCGCAACTACATCGACTGGCTGGTGGCGCTGCCGTGGAACACGCGCACCGAAGACCGCCTTGACATTCCGCAGGCCCGCAAGATTCTCGATGAAGACCATCACGGGCTGGAGCTTCCCAAGAAGCGGATTCTCGAACATCTCGCCGTGTTGAAGCTGGTGCACCAGATGAAAGGCCCGATTCTCTGCCTGGTCGGGCCGCCGGGGGTGGGCAAGACTTCCCTGGCCAAATCCATCGCCCGCGCCATGGGGCGGAACTTCGTGCGCGTCTCGCTCGGCGGCGTGCGCGATGAGGCCGAAATCCGTGGCCATCGCCGCACCTACATCGGCTCGATGCCGGGCCGCATCATTCAAAGCATGAAGCGCGCCAAAGCGGTCAACCCGGTTTTCCTGCTCGATGAGATCGACAAGATGAGTTCCGACTTTCACGGCGATCCCGCCGCCGCACTGCTGGAAGTGCTCGATCCCGAGCAGAACCGGACGTTCAACGATCATTATCTCGAAGTCGACTACGATCTCAGCCAGGTGCTGTTCATCACCACCGCCAACGTGCGCAGTCAGATTCCCGAACCGCTGCTTGACCGCATGGAATTGATCGACCTGCCGGGCTATCTCGAGCATGACAAGCTGGAAATTGCGAAGGGGTTTCTGCTGCCCCGGCTGCTGCGCGAACACGGTCTGACGGCCGAACAGCTCCGCTTTTCCGATACCGCCATTCTCAAGATCATCCGCGAATACACCCGCGAGGCCGGTGTGCGCAACCTCGAGCGCGAGCTGGCTTCGATTTGCCGCAAGACCGCCTACGCCCTCACCACCACAGGCGAGACCACACGCCGCGAAATCACGCCGCGCAACCTCGAAGCGGATCTCGGGGTGCCCAAATATCCGCAGCGCCCGCTCACCGAGCCGCGCGCCATCGGCACCGCCACCGGCCTGGCGTGGACGCGCTACGGCGGCGACGTGCTCGATATCGAAGTGAGCCTGATGCCCGGCAAGGGCAATTTGGTGTTGACCGGCAAGCTCGGCGACATCATGAAGGAAAGCGCGCGCGCCGCGCTGTCCTTCATCCGCACCAACGCCGCCCAGCTCGACATCGCGGGCGATTTTTGGAAGGAATTCGATATTCACATTCATATTCCCGAAGGCTCGATTCCCAAAGACGGGCCGTCGGCCGGGATTACGCTGGTGGCGGCGCTGGTTTCGGCGCTCACCGGCCGGCCGGTGCGCCGGGACATCGCACTCACCGGCGAGATCACTTTGCGGGGTGGCGTGCTGGGGATTGGGGGATTGAATGAGAAGATGCTCGCCGCCCAGCGGCTCGGCATCAAGCGTGTCATCATCCCGCAGGAAAATGCCAAGGATTTGAAAGAGCTGCCCGCGCCGCTGCGCAAGGGCATCACAGTCACCACCGTCAAGCACGTGGCGGAGGTGCTCAAGATCGTCTTGTGTGAAAAAGAGCCGGGCACTCCTGCCGGCGCCAAAGAGGCCGGCCGGGCCTCTGCCAGAGTCAGGAAGCGCCGTAAAGCCGTGCCTGCGCCGGCCGTCGTGATCCATTGA
- the yihA gene encoding ribosome biogenesis GTP-binding protein YihA/YsxC, whose protein sequence is MKIAAAEFVISAAQPAQFPRDDLPQIAFCGRSNVGKSSLINSLVGRRNLAHTSSTPGKTRQLNFYRLLPAGTKAKPFYFVDLPGYGYAKVSHAERESWRRLIEGYFKQTRTLCAAVALLDCRHGALASDQELLQWLAALQVPVIVAATKADKLSNNQRTVQQRELAAALAPMAVQQVLLYSAVTHFGRKELWQALAQTLPGRTPG, encoded by the coding sequence ATGAAAATCGCTGCCGCGGAGTTCGTCATCAGCGCTGCTCAGCCGGCGCAATTTCCCCGAGATGATTTGCCCCAGATCGCCTTCTGCGGCCGTTCCAACGTGGGAAAATCGAGCCTGATCAACTCACTCGTGGGCCGCCGGAATCTCGCGCACACCAGCAGCACGCCCGGCAAAACGCGCCAGCTCAATTTCTATCGTCTCCTGCCCGCGGGAACCAAAGCAAAGCCATTTTATTTCGTCGATCTGCCCGGCTATGGCTACGCCAAAGTCTCGCACGCCGAGCGCGAGAGCTGGCGCCGCTTGATCGAGGGCTATTTCAAGCAGACGCGCACGCTGTGCGCCGCCGTTGCTCTCCTGGACTGCCGGCATGGCGCGCTCGCCAGCGACCAGGAGTTGCTGCAATGGCTGGCGGCACTGCAGGTGCCGGTGATTGTCGCGGCGACCAAAGCCGACAAACTTTCGAATAACCAGCGCACCGTGCAGCAGCGGGAGCTGGCAGCCGCCCTCGCGCCCATGGCGGTGCAACAAGTGCTGCTCTATTCCGCAGTGACGCATTTCGGCCGCAAGGAATTGTGGCAGGCCCTCGCGCAGACATTACCCGGCAGGACGCCGGGGTAA